From a region of the Acinetobacter larvae genome:
- a CDS encoding low molecular weight protein-tyrosine-phosphatase, with translation MTFQAPYKVLCVCLGNICRSPTAEVVLQHACQQRGLNVWVDSAGTSNYHPNKAPDIRSQQHAKQRGYDISSLRARQIQLADFANFDLILAMDLDNLKDLQKLQQQAQQQYAHHLKADVALMSAHDPAYCGQAVPDPYYGAAQDFERVLDQCESSSAAWAAVLAQDLQSNAVK, from the coding sequence ATGACGTTTCAGGCGCCTTATAAGGTGTTATGTGTTTGTTTAGGAAATATTTGTCGTTCGCCTACTGCTGAGGTGGTATTACAACATGCCTGTCAGCAACGCGGCTTAAATGTTTGGGTCGATTCAGCAGGCACCAGTAATTACCATCCCAATAAAGCACCCGATATACGCAGTCAGCAGCATGCCAAACAGCGGGGTTATGATATAAGCAGTTTACGTGCACGACAAATTCAGTTGGCTGATTTTGCAAACTTCGATTTGATTTTAGCCATGGATTTGGACAATCTCAAAGATTTACAAAAACTACAGCAACAAGCACAGCAGCAATATGCCCATCACTTAAAAGCAGATGTGGCATTGATGAGTGCACACGATCCAGCATATTGTGGTCAAGCAGTACCAGATCCATACTACGGTGCAGCGCAAGATTTTGAACGGGTATTGGATCAGTGTGAATCGAGTAGTGCAGCATGGGCTGCGGTGTTAGCACAAGATTTGCAAAGCAATGCGGTAAAATGA
- the murB gene encoding UDP-N-acetylmuramate dehydrogenase: MKISQNVALKTFNTLSLDAVAAYYLALTEAEQIPAALAFAAAEQLQVMVLSGGSNVLLPAHLNALVIHMNNLGIRCLEGDDTTQRIRVAAGENWHQWVLWSTAHGYYGLQNLALIPGRVGACPVQNIGAYGVEVAEFIDEVEVYDRQQHCFCTLSAAACQFAYRDSIFKHQAGRYIIHAVIFKLLKQPQLKLQYADLKQAMGDQLSPENLQQQVIAIRQRKLPDPAVYANVGSFFKNPVLSATQFEQIIAQHPNIPHYPQANEQYKIAAGWLIEQAGWKGKRLGAVGMFDRQALVLVNYAATQLEAVQQTYRCVQQDVFEKFAIHLEPEPVLFAVDGTVQPHVDRDL; this comes from the coding sequence ATGAAAATCTCCCAAAATGTAGCTTTAAAGACTTTTAATACGTTGTCTCTAGATGCAGTCGCAGCCTACTATCTGGCCTTGACTGAAGCGGAGCAAATTCCAGCAGCCTTAGCTTTTGCCGCGGCTGAGCAACTGCAAGTCATGGTGTTGTCGGGTGGAAGTAATGTTCTATTGCCGGCGCACCTAAATGCTTTGGTTATACATATGAATAATCTGGGCATTCGTTGTTTAGAGGGTGATGACACCACACAGCGTATACGAGTTGCAGCGGGTGAAAACTGGCATCAGTGGGTGCTGTGGAGTACGGCACATGGCTATTATGGTCTACAAAATTTAGCGTTGATTCCTGGTCGGGTGGGGGCTTGCCCGGTACAGAATATTGGTGCTTATGGTGTGGAAGTAGCTGAGTTTATTGACGAAGTCGAGGTATATGATCGTCAGCAACACTGTTTTTGTACTTTAAGCGCAGCAGCCTGCCAGTTTGCTTATCGGGATAGTATTTTTAAGCATCAAGCTGGACGCTATATTATCCATGCGGTTATTTTCAAACTCCTGAAACAGCCGCAACTCAAATTGCAGTATGCGGACTTAAAACAGGCGATGGGGGATCAGCTTAGCCCAGAAAATTTACAGCAACAAGTGATCGCAATTCGTCAGCGTAAATTACCTGATCCAGCTGTCTACGCCAATGTGGGGAGCTTTTTTAAGAATCCAGTATTGAGTGCAACGCAGTTTGAGCAAATCATCGCTCAGCATCCCAATATCCCGCATTATCCTCAAGCCAATGAGCAATATAAAATTGCTGCAGGTTGGCTCATCGAACAAGCGGGATGGAAAGGTAAGCGTTTGGGGGCGGTGGGCATGTTTGACCGCCAAGCCTTAGTTTTGGTGAACTATGCTGCAACGCAGCTTGAAGCGGTTCAGCAAACTTATCGTTGTGTACAGCAAGATGTTTTTGAAAAATTTGCCATTCACCTTGAGCCGGAACCGGTGTTATTTGCAGTTGATGGTACTGTTCAACCCCATGTGGATCGTGATCTATGA
- a CDS encoding YdcF family protein: MTSKHGIVGLLRIFSVLLVIFAAVIIFWYTPFYSNMVVKLLDRWVPVQVNQVAAKSQRLSVLSDHENLEPGSDLWIARQAYLNVLQQHIQQQRTQQLPLIHARYKILREDIIQARNQQEPQQAKPPFVPKLMLPSSDVVIDGASEVVTDFPLEAFANKDILDQYQYFLEHHQVPEQALLLVDDALLQDIAQVNPAQATHLAHSSKNPAIPYAIVVLGGGLVKDPQDASIIPNAYTELRLKTTMQLEKSSHLPIVLSGVEAPYMQKWLAQHGVQASLLENKSMNTCENTRFSSLLLQKKGGAPTVYLVTDRYHMPRTRRLFALSGIETIPVDAPMPTQLTAWQPSKQNYDHSRRANYELLATIRDMLIGSSGCREVP; encoded by the coding sequence ATGACCTCTAAACACGGCATTGTTGGTTTGTTGCGTATTTTTAGCGTTTTACTCGTCATTTTTGCTGCTGTGATTATTTTTTGGTATACACCGTTTTATTCAAATATGGTGGTGAAACTATTAGATCGTTGGGTGCCTGTACAAGTCAATCAGGTGGCGGCAAAAAGCCAACGCTTATCGGTGCTCAGTGACCATGAAAACTTAGAACCTGGTTCGGATTTATGGATTGCCCGTCAAGCTTATTTAAATGTGTTACAACAACATATCCAGCAGCAACGCACCCAACAGCTGCCGTTGATTCATGCACGTTATAAAATTTTACGTGAAGATATTATCCAAGCCCGCAATCAACAAGAACCGCAACAGGCGAAACCGCCCTTTGTGCCCAAACTCATGCTACCGAGTTCTGACGTGGTGATAGATGGTGCGAGTGAGGTGGTAACAGATTTTCCACTAGAAGCTTTTGCCAATAAAGACATTCTGGACCAGTATCAATATTTTCTTGAGCATCATCAAGTGCCGGAGCAGGCATTGCTGCTGGTAGACGATGCATTGTTGCAAGATATTGCACAAGTTAATCCAGCACAAGCAACGCACCTTGCACACAGTAGCAAAAACCCAGCCATACCGTATGCCATCGTGGTCTTGGGCGGTGGTTTAGTTAAAGATCCACAAGATGCATCGATCATTCCCAATGCCTATACCGAATTACGCTTAAAAACCACCATGCAATTGGAAAAAAGCAGCCATCTTCCGATTGTATTGAGTGGTGTGGAAGCGCCATATATGCAAAAGTGGTTAGCACAACATGGTGTACAAGCCAGTTTGCTTGAAAATAAAAGCATGAATACTTGTGAAAATACTCGCTTTAGTTCATTGTTGTTGCAAAAGAAAGGGGGAGCACCGACGGTGTATTTGGTGACAGATCGTTATCATATGCCGAGAACGCGACGGTTATTTGCATTGAGTGGTATTGAAACCATTCCAGTCGATGCGCCAATGCCAACCCAATTAACAGCATGGCAACCCAGTAAACAAAATTATGATCATAGTCGCCGTGCAAACTATGAATTATTGGCAACCATCCGTGATATGCTGATTGGCTCAAGCGGTTGTAGAGAGGTTCCTTAA
- a CDS encoding alpha/beta hydrolase — protein sequence MPENIPFLNPSILKQLDLPVPNREQTPQLLPALNLNRLETPSRDIMAYRRLYGFDQLQCQHWQGYIQMTLFKLHVQVFVPPCEQIKGTVWLLHGYLEHSGIYQPIIKELLEQGFSVLTYDLPGHGLTDGSPANIENFDHYQDVLLAVHQYVRFADQLPKPWLGIGQSTGAAILMHHILAYAQQRQNPIVQRVLLLSPLIRPAKSAWWHNSIGLGIIRRIKREVPRHFRRNNHNPEFLRFVRLTDPLQPRMMGMDWILAMSKWMQEMEQRPACRIPVWLAQGAQDQTVDWRYNVEFIRQKFRLQTLLMLEEGSHQLINERADIRAALTGLIPAFLHAQSSDDYYA from the coding sequence ATGCCTGAAAACATTCCATTTCTAAACCCAAGTATACTAAAACAATTAGATTTACCGGTACCCAATAGAGAACAAACGCCACAATTATTACCCGCTTTAAATCTTAATCGACTCGAAACACCATCACGCGACATTATGGCTTATCGCCGTCTTTATGGTTTTGATCAACTGCAATGCCAGCATTGGCAAGGTTATATACAAATGACCTTGTTTAAGTTACATGTACAAGTTTTTGTACCGCCATGTGAGCAGATTAAGGGAACGGTCTGGTTACTACATGGCTATCTGGAGCATAGCGGTATTTATCAGCCAATTATCAAAGAGTTACTTGAACAAGGTTTTAGTGTACTGACTTATGATTTGCCTGGACATGGTTTGACCGATGGCTCGCCTGCCAATATTGAAAACTTTGATCATTATCAAGATGTTTTATTGGCAGTACATCAATATGTACGTTTTGCCGATCAGTTACCGAAGCCGTGGTTAGGCATTGGGCAAAGTACGGGTGCAGCAATTTTAATGCATCATATTTTGGCTTATGCACAACAACGTCAAAATCCAATTGTGCAAAGAGTATTGCTGTTATCACCTTTGATTCGACCTGCCAAATCGGCTTGGTGGCACAACAGTATTGGTCTCGGTATTATTCGCCGCATTAAACGTGAAGTACCACGGCATTTTCGCCGGAATAACCACAATCCTGAATTCTTGCGCTTTGTGCGCCTGACCGATCCTTTACAGCCGCGCATGATGGGCATGGATTGGATCTTGGCGATGTCGAAATGGATGCAAGAAATGGAACAACGTCCAGCCTGTCGTATTCCGGTTTGGTTGGCACAAGGTGCTCAAGATCAAACTGTGGATTGGCGTTACAATGTTGAATTTATTAGACAAAAATTTCGTTTGCAAACTTTGTTGATGCTCGAAGAAGGTTCGCATCAATTGATCAATGAACGTGCCGATATTCGCGCTGCGCTGACGGGATTGATTCCAGCATTTTTACATGCGCAAAGTAGTGATGACTACTATGCTTAA
- a CDS encoding FMN-binding glutamate synthase family protein, translated as MSSPAQVVRSKLLNTFFSRYSVWFIAIFIALYLSWVILFHQSHYIYYFFSDTVLNCAWVICIVLSLLGLYDVLQTRHAILRNYPIMGHFRFIFESFRLEIRQYFIESDQDALPFSRMQRSLVYQRAKNENADKPFGSIIDVYQQDYRFLVHSLQPCQPADPDHFRIQIGNAQCRQPYSCSILNISAMSFGSLSANAIRALNQGAKLGNFYHDTGEGSLSPYHLEFGGDIVWEIASGYFGCRDAEGKFDPQRFQQQAAIPQIKMIEIKLSQGAKPGHGGILPKDKISEEIAQIRGIPRDRDCVSPPQHSAFSTPIEMLQFIQQLRELSEGKPVGFKLCIGQPWQFMSIVKAMLETKIIPDFIVVDGSEGGTGAAPVELINHMGTPLREGLLFVHNTLVGAGLRDQIKIAASGKIISAFDIANVMAIGADWVNSARGFMFAIGCIQAQSCHTNQCPVGVATQDAERQRALDVPSKALRVSHFHRNTLKALAEMLAASGLSHPEQIEAHHLAQRVNDREIKNYAQLHYWLKPGELLTANLPEEAAFYHRMWQLADPQRF; from the coding sequence ATGTCTAGTCCTGCACAAGTGGTTCGTTCCAAACTTTTGAATACATTTTTTTCACGATATTCAGTTTGGTTTATTGCTATTTTTATCGCGCTATATTTGAGTTGGGTCATCCTCTTTCATCAAAGCCATTATATTTATTATTTTTTCTCAGACACTGTACTGAACTGTGCTTGGGTGATTTGTATAGTACTCAGCTTACTGGGTTTATATGATGTGCTACAAACACGCCATGCTATTTTACGCAACTACCCGATTATGGGGCACTTTCGTTTTATCTTTGAAAGCTTCCGCTTGGAAATCCGCCAATATTTTATTGAATCTGATCAAGATGCTTTACCCTTTTCACGAATGCAACGCAGCCTAGTCTATCAACGTGCCAAAAATGAAAATGCGGACAAGCCCTTCGGTTCAATTATTGATGTGTATCAGCAAGATTACCGGTTTTTGGTACATTCCTTACAACCGTGTCAACCAGCAGATCCAGATCATTTTCGGATTCAAATTGGCAATGCACAATGCCGTCAGCCTTATTCATGCTCAATTTTAAATATTTCTGCGATGAGTTTTGGCAGTTTGAGTGCCAATGCCATTCGTGCCCTTAACCAAGGGGCCAAACTTGGCAACTTTTATCACGATACCGGTGAAGGCAGCTTAAGCCCATATCATCTGGAATTTGGTGGTGATATCGTCTGGGAAATTGCCAGTGGCTATTTTGGTTGTCGTGATGCCGAAGGCAAATTCGATCCACAGCGCTTCCAACAACAAGCCGCTATTCCACAGATCAAAATGATTGAGATTAAACTCTCACAAGGTGCCAAACCTGGTCATGGCGGTATCTTACCTAAAGATAAAATCAGTGAAGAGATTGCACAGATTCGTGGTATTCCACGTGACCGAGATTGCGTCTCGCCACCGCAACACTCGGCATTTAGCACCCCAATAGAAATGTTACAGTTTATCCAACAATTAAGAGAGCTGTCTGAAGGTAAACCAGTTGGTTTTAAACTCTGTATTGGCCAGCCTTGGCAGTTTATGAGCATCGTCAAAGCCATGCTCGAAACCAAGATCATTCCTGATTTTATTGTGGTGGATGGCTCTGAAGGCGGTACAGGTGCAGCCCCCGTTGAACTTATTAACCATATGGGTACACCCTTACGTGAAGGCTTACTTTTTGTTCACAACACCTTAGTCGGTGCGGGTTTACGTGATCAAATTAAAATTGCTGCCAGTGGCAAAATCATCAGTGCATTTGATATTGCCAATGTCATGGCGATTGGTGCAGATTGGGTCAATTCAGCACGTGGCTTTATGTTTGCCATTGGCTGTATTCAAGCACAAAGTTGTCATACCAACCAATGCCCCGTCGGCGTTGCCACACAAGATGCTGAACGTCAACGCGCCTTAGATGTACCCAGCAAAGCCCTCAGGGTCTCTCATTTCCATCGCAATACCCTAAAAGCTTTGGCTGAAATGTTAGCGGCTTCCGGACTCAGCCATCCAGAACAAATCGAAGCGCATCATTTGGCACAACGGGTGAACGACCGTGAAATTAAAAATTATGCACAACTGCATTATTGGTTAAAACCGGGTGAGCTCTTAACCGCCAATCTACCAGAAGAAGCGGCATTCTATCATCGCATGTGGCAACTTGCCGATCCACAGCGTTTTTAG
- a CDS encoding cupin domain-containing protein, translating to MSQPLDILGGISAEQFLSEYWQKKPLLVRAAMPEIVGLLEPEDVKQLALEDHVTARLIQQHAAQQWQVKNAPLQPKDFKKLAAHWTLLVQAVDHFSLDLAALWQKFDFLPQWRRDDIMVSYAPKGGSVGQHFDFYDVFLVQSYGHRRWQLGQMCDEHSAFLADQPIKLLPDMNVYFDEILAPGDLLYVPPGLSHHGVAEDDCLTCSFGFRMPNPANLLDRVSDHFADNNSLKNPFVDLTRRPSQQSGAIEAAEIAFLKAQLIEKIQHSTDFDAVLASLMSEPNFPDHIPEADELTVDDLAQLLNTGFQIQREPASRLLYLPTANPAKFYANGEALYIDAEQAPILQRLADGACLDFDDQFLCPELDCWLDLINDAVLTLLEPQVHPSI from the coding sequence ATGTCTCAACCGTTAGATATCTTAGGTGGTATCAGTGCCGAACAGTTCTTGTCAGAATATTGGCAAAAAAAACCGCTACTGGTGCGTGCGGCAATGCCTGAGATTGTCGGCTTACTCGAACCCGAAGATGTCAAACAATTGGCACTTGAGGACCATGTTACTGCGCGACTGATTCAACAACATGCCGCCCAGCAATGGCAAGTCAAAAACGCTCCACTACAGCCCAAAGACTTTAAAAAACTTGCTGCACATTGGACGCTCTTGGTACAAGCAGTGGATCATTTCAGTCTTGACCTCGCTGCACTCTGGCAGAAATTTGATTTTCTACCACAATGGCGACGTGATGATATTATGGTGTCTTATGCGCCCAAAGGGGGATCTGTAGGTCAACATTTTGATTTTTATGATGTATTTCTAGTGCAAAGTTATGGTCATCGCCGCTGGCAACTCGGGCAAATGTGTGATGAGCACAGTGCATTTCTTGCCGATCAACCCATCAAACTGCTACCAGACATGAACGTCTATTTTGATGAAATCTTGGCACCCGGTGATTTACTCTATGTACCACCTGGGTTATCACATCATGGCGTTGCTGAAGATGACTGCCTCACCTGCTCTTTTGGTTTTCGCATGCCCAATCCCGCCAACCTATTAGACCGCGTGAGTGACCATTTCGCCGATAACAACTCACTAAAAAATCCTTTTGTTGATTTAACACGACGTCCTAGTCAGCAATCTGGTGCGATTGAAGCTGCAGAAATCGCTTTTTTAAAAGCGCAATTGATTGAAAAAATCCAGCACAGTACAGATTTTGATGCCGTACTTGCCAGTCTAATGTCTGAGCCAAACTTCCCTGATCATATCCCCGAAGCTGATGAATTGACCGTAGACGACTTAGCGCAGTTGCTCAATACTGGTTTCCAAATTCAACGTGAACCCGCTTCACGTTTGCTGTATCTCCCGACCGCAAATCCAGCCAAGTTCTATGCCAATGGTGAAGCATTATATATTGATGCCGAACAAGCACCTATCTTACAACGCTTGGCCGATGGTGCATGTTTAGATTTCGATGATCAATTCCTATGCCCCGAACTCGACTGTTGGCTAGATCTGATTAATGATGCGGTATTGACGCTGCTTGAACCGCAAGTACATCCCAGCATTTAA
- a CDS encoding Maf family protein: MKAIAPQHREIILASSSSTRKALLDRLGLDYRCIAPDIDESPKGEQHADALALRLAYEKAQHIAQAYPEAIVIGSDQVAWRTQTPQIFLGKPLTVDRAIAQLSDNAGQWLNFSTGLSVQCLARQFAQSVVAHYRVQLRDLSRAEIERYVAQEQPLHCAGSFKCEGLGISLFAQMQGNDQTTLMGLPLIELCTLLRQLGLQLP; the protein is encoded by the coding sequence ATGAAAGCAATCGCCCCTCAACACCGAGAGATTATTTTGGCGTCATCTAGCAGCACCCGTAAAGCGCTATTGGATCGCTTGGGCCTAGATTATCGTTGCATTGCGCCTGACATTGATGAAAGCCCCAAAGGTGAACAACATGCTGATGCCTTGGCACTACGCTTAGCTTATGAAAAAGCTCAACATATCGCACAGGCTTACCCTGAGGCGATTGTGATTGGTTCAGATCAGGTGGCTTGGCGTACACAAACACCGCAAATTTTTCTTGGTAAACCACTTACTGTAGACCGTGCCATTGCACAACTGAGCGACAATGCTGGTCAATGGCTTAACTTTAGTACGGGACTCTCCGTACAATGCTTGGCCCGTCAATTTGCACAGAGCGTGGTGGCACATTATCGCGTACAATTGCGCGATCTGAGTCGTGCTGAGATTGAGCGCTACGTTGCACAAGAACAGCCCTTACACTGTGCTGGTAGTTTTAAATGTGAGGGTTTGGGGATTAGTTTATTTGCTCAGATGCAAGGCAATGATCAAACCACACTGATGGGCTTACCTTTAATTGAACTGTGTACTCTCTTACGCCAATTGGGCTTGCAACTGCCTTAA
- a CDS encoding DUF2237 family protein, producing MSIHPDPLINRLNVLGEPLASCCFDPITGYFRNGFCHTDNQDIGLHTVCAEMSAEFLSFSQKIGNDLISPLPELGFPGLQPGDFWCICVTRWVEAYEANMAPRIKLSACHQATLAYVPLDVLMDYAI from the coding sequence ATGTCGATACATCCTGATCCGCTGATCAACCGCTTAAATGTGTTGGGCGAACCTTTGGCCAGCTGTTGTTTTGATCCAATTACTGGTTATTTTCGTAACGGTTTTTGTCATACCGATAATCAAGATATCGGACTCCATACGGTATGTGCTGAAATGTCCGCAGAATTTTTAAGTTTTTCTCAAAAAATTGGCAATGACCTGATTAGCCCATTACCTGAGCTTGGTTTTCCTGGGCTGCAACCCGGTGATTTCTGGTGCATTTGTGTGACTCGATGGGTGGAAGCCTATGAAGCCAATATGGCACCACGCATTAAACTCAGTGCTTGCCACCAAGCGACACTCGCTTATGTCCCCTTGGACGTATTGATGGATTATGCAATCTGA